The Candidatus Bathyarchaeota archaeon region TAGAAGGTAAAAATTCTGTCTAAAAGAAGGCGGAGGGGAAGAAAGGAGATTGTCTGAAAGCAGAGAAAGAGAAATGAGACAACTTTATGAAGAAAACGCCTTGGTACTTGATTATTTACCCTTCGGAAAACCTGGAACTGGAGGAAAATTTAGATCCGGTCCAATTGTCCAAATGATAGGCGAGAATTACTTTACTCTGCTTGAGGCAAACGTAAAGGCCGGGGTCATCCTTAAACCTTTAGACAGAGTCTATGTTGGTAAAGAAGCTCGAAAAGAGATATCATATATACTTGGCCGAATTGGTTATGATGAATTAACTGCAAACGCTAGATCAGAACTTGAAAACGCCATAGAGAAGATAATTCTTAGCCGAGAAAGGGAATTCGTCAATTTCTTTAATACAGCACAGCCCATTACGCCTAGAATGCACGCTCTGGAGCTAATTCCAGGCATTGGAAAGAAATACATGTGGAACATCATAAATGAGAGAGAAAGACAACCCTTTCAAAGCTTTGACGATCTTCAACGACGGGTCAATATTCCGAATCCCGCTAAACTGATAACTAAGCGAATAATAGAGGAACTCTCAGAACAAAGCAAATACAGGTTATTCACACGATCCTCGTGATTTAAGCGTGAATAACTTAGGACGTCAATTTTTTATACAAACCTTTCTTCCAGGCCGGGTGAATATGAACCTACGTGAGGAGGCTCAACGAATAATACTCCAGTATAGAATTAAACCGCGGAAACGGTTGGGGCAACATTTCTTAGTAGAGGAAGAAGCTATACAAAGGATTATCTCACACGCTTCCCTAACACCCAAAGATAGGGTTTTGGAGATCGGTGCAGGCTTAGGTTTTCTGACTGAGCGACTGGCAGAAAAGGCGGGGCATGTTATTGCTGTCGAGATTGACAAAAGACTTGCAAAAGTCTTGAGGGGAAGATTGGCAAAGACCGAGAACGTAACGATTCTTGAAGGCGATATATTAAAGATTGATCCTCCCCAATTCGATAAGGTGGTATCAACTCCACCATATAGAATATCATCCCAGATTCAATTCTGGATTCTGGAAAGGAAAGTTAAAGAGGCCACACTAACATTTCAAGAAGAATTCGCCAAATGTCTAGTGGCACCTATAGGCTCAAGAGACTATGGAAGACTAACAATAGCCACCTATTACAGAGCCGAAGCAGAAATCCTAGAGAAGATCCCAAGGGAGATGTTCTGGCCTCATCCACGTGTCGACTCAGTAATAGTTAAGCTAAGGTTAAGGAGCCCTCCATTCCATGTAGATAACGAAAAAATATTCTTCGACGTTGTTCGGGATATATTTACGCAGAAAAATAGGAAGCTGAGAAAAGCCATCATCCCATTCCTTACTCATTATAATCTCACGAAATCATCCATACAAGAAATAGCTGATTCTCTACCTTTCAGCAGTAGAAGACCTAGGGAACTATCCCCTGAAGAGATAGGAATGATCGCGGATGAGATATTTAGGAAACTTAGAGAGCTTAAAGTCTCGTTATGAGAAACGAATATCTACGGTTTTATATGTCTTAGTAATCTCTCTTCAAGAAGCCTCTTTGGGAAAACTCCCACAATCCTGTCAACTAGCTCCCCATCTCTAAAGACTAGCAAGGTAGGTATACTCACGATCTGATACTTGGAAGCGATTTCCTGATTCCTATCAACGTTAAGTTTTCCGAATAAGATCTTTCCAGCATAATCTCTAGCCATCTCATCTATGATAGGCGACATCATTCTACAAGGTGCACACCATGAAGCCCAAAAATCAATCACCACCAAGCCGCTTCTCCCCTTGACATCTTCAAAATTCCGTTCATCCACCTCAACTGGTTCACCTCTTTTTTCTGTATCGGAACCCTTCTCAGACCTTTTGAGCATCTCTCTTAACTTAGCTTCCTTAATTCTCTCGAGATCCTCATCCTCTTCCTTTTCCAAGATATGCACCAACTCATAACATACAATGTTTGAGAAATAGCGAAAGTGTTAATTAATCTTATTTTATTTTAGGAAGGGAAATACTAGAACCCTATGAAAATAATTTCAATTGATCATTGGAAGTGTAATTCATGGCGAAGAAATTTAAGATCCTACAGAAAACAGTTATTGCGCCAGAGATTAACCGGATGGAGGTTTATGCGCCATTAATAGCTAAGAAGGCGCAAGCTGGTCAGTTTGTCATTTTGAGAGTCGATGAACTTGGTGAAAGATTTCCATTGACTCTTGTAGACTGGGATCCAGCTAAAGGAACTATAGCGCTAGTATTTCAAGAGGTAGGGGTCTCAACCAAGAAACTTGGGAGACTAAAGGCTGGCGATTATATAGAGGATATAGTTGGACCTCT contains the following coding sequences:
- a CDS encoding DUF655 domain-containing protein encodes the protein MSESREREMRQLYEENALVLDYLPFGKPGTGGKFRSGPIVQMIGENYFTLLEANVKAGVILKPLDRVYVGKEARKEISYILGRIGYDELTANARSELENAIEKIILSREREFVNFFNTAQPITPRMHALELIPGIGKKYMWNIINERERQPFQSFDDLQRRVNIPNPAKLITKRIIEELSEQSKYRLFTRSS
- the rsmA gene encoding 16S rRNA (adenine(1518)-N(6)/adenine(1519)-N(6))-dimethyltransferase RsmA, which gives rise to MNLREEAQRIILQYRIKPRKRLGQHFLVEEEAIQRIISHASLTPKDRVLEIGAGLGFLTERLAEKAGHVIAVEIDKRLAKVLRGRLAKTENVTILEGDILKIDPPQFDKVVSTPPYRISSQIQFWILERKVKEATLTFQEEFAKCLVAPIGSRDYGRLTIATYYRAEAEILEKIPREMFWPHPRVDSVIVKLRLRSPPFHVDNEKIFFDVVRDIFTQKNRKLRKAIIPFLTHYNLTKSSIQEIADSLPFSSRRPRELSPEEIGMIADEIFRKLRELKVSL
- the trxA gene encoding thioredoxin — encoded protein: MEKEEDEDLERIKEAKLREMLKRSEKGSDTEKRGEPVEVDERNFEDVKGRSGLVVIDFWASWCAPCRMMSPIIDEMARDYAGKILFGKLNVDRNQEIASKYQIVSIPTLLVFRDGELVDRIVGVFPKRLLEERLLRHIKP